Proteins encoded in a region of the Epinephelus lanceolatus isolate andai-2023 chromosome 20, ASM4190304v1, whole genome shotgun sequence genome:
- the lztfl1 gene encoding leucine zipper transcription factor-like protein 1 isoform X2, whose translation MAEFGFNEHHQNEVINYMRFARSKRVLRLKTIDSCFEELKDSRLVEETFTVDEVKEMLDGLQAVVRGEVEMELINTAHTNVLLLRQLFSQAEKFYLRLQSDISELENRELLEQVAEFEKTDFKTTDKINQETSKPKLAPLNEGGVSELLNKEIARLQEENDKLKARLRTLEAQAMSALDERTKAERALKDLQKVQGEQQEISSLEDTVAALREDYERSLSANTASQKDLQENLISAKHELLRVQEQLSLAEKELDKKFQQTAAYRNMKEILTKKNEQIKEIRKRLQRYEPNE comes from the exons ATG GCTGAATTTGGATTTAATGAACACCATCAGAATGAAGTCATCAATTACATGCGGTTTGCACGATCAAAGAGGGTCCTGAGACTAAAGACTATTGATTCCTGCTTTGAAGAGCTCAAAGACAGCAG GCTGGTGGAGGAAACCTTCACAGTGGACGAGGTAAAGGAGATGCTGGATGGGCTGCAGGCGGTGGTGCGTGGGGAGGTGGAGATGGAGCTCATCAATACAGCCCACACTAATGTGCTGCTGCTCAGGCAGCTCTTCTCACAGGCAGAGAAGTTTTACCTGCGACTGCAGAGTGATATCTCAGAGCTGGAGAACAG GGAGCTGTTAGAGCAAGTGGCTGAATTTGAGAAGACAGACTTTAAAACCACTGATAAG ATAAACCAGGAAACAAGCAAACCCAAGCTAGCACCACTGAATGAAGGTGGAGTGTCTGAACTTCTTAACAAG GAGATAGCAAGACTACAGGAGGAGAATGATAAACTGAAAGCCAGGCTGCGGACTTTAGAAGCCCAG GCAATGAGTGCCCTGGACGAGAGAACCAAGGCAGAGAGAGCTCTGAAAGACCTTCAGAAGGTGCAAGGTGAACAGCAG GAGATCAGCAGTCTCGAGGACACGGTGGCAGCTCTGAGGGAGGACTATGAGAGGTCTCTTAGTGCCAACACTGCCTCCCAGAAGGATCTGCAGGAGAACCTGATCTCTGCCAAACATGAACTTCTGCGAGTGCAGGAGCAGCTCTCCTTGGCAGAGAAG GAGTTGGACAAGAAGTTCCAGCAAACTGCGGCCTACcgcaacatgaaggagatccTGACCAAGAAAAATGAGCAGATCAAAGAAATTAGGAAACGATTGCAGAG ATATGAGCCCAATGAATGA
- the lztfl1 gene encoding leucine zipper transcription factor-like protein 1 isoform X1 produces the protein MAEFGFNEHHQNEVINYMRFARSKRVLRLKTIDSCFEELKDSRLVEETFTVDEVKEMLDGLQAVVRGEVEMELINTAHTNVLLLRQLFSQAEKFYLRLQSDISELENRELLEQVAEFEKTDFKTTDKINQETSKPKLAPLNEGGVSELLNKEIARLQEENDKLKARLRTLEAQAMSALDERTKAERALKDLQKVQGEQQFAAQSKEISSLEDTVAALREDYERSLSANTASQKDLQENLISAKHELLRVQEQLSLAEKELDKKFQQTAAYRNMKEILTKKNEQIKEIRKRLQRYEPNE, from the exons ATG GCTGAATTTGGATTTAATGAACACCATCAGAATGAAGTCATCAATTACATGCGGTTTGCACGATCAAAGAGGGTCCTGAGACTAAAGACTATTGATTCCTGCTTTGAAGAGCTCAAAGACAGCAG GCTGGTGGAGGAAACCTTCACAGTGGACGAGGTAAAGGAGATGCTGGATGGGCTGCAGGCGGTGGTGCGTGGGGAGGTGGAGATGGAGCTCATCAATACAGCCCACACTAATGTGCTGCTGCTCAGGCAGCTCTTCTCACAGGCAGAGAAGTTTTACCTGCGACTGCAGAGTGATATCTCAGAGCTGGAGAACAG GGAGCTGTTAGAGCAAGTGGCTGAATTTGAGAAGACAGACTTTAAAACCACTGATAAG ATAAACCAGGAAACAAGCAAACCCAAGCTAGCACCACTGAATGAAGGTGGAGTGTCTGAACTTCTTAACAAG GAGATAGCAAGACTACAGGAGGAGAATGATAAACTGAAAGCCAGGCTGCGGACTTTAGAAGCCCAG GCAATGAGTGCCCTGGACGAGAGAACCAAGGCAGAGAGAGCTCTGAAAGACCTTCAGAAGGTGCAAGGTGAACAGCAG TTTGCTGCGCAATCCAAGGAGATCAGCAGTCTCGAGGACACGGTGGCAGCTCTGAGGGAGGACTATGAGAGGTCTCTTAGTGCCAACACTGCCTCCCAGAAGGATCTGCAGGAGAACCTGATCTCTGCCAAACATGAACTTCTGCGAGTGCAGGAGCAGCTCTCCTTGGCAGAGAAG GAGTTGGACAAGAAGTTCCAGCAAACTGCGGCCTACcgcaacatgaaggagatccTGACCAAGAAAAATGAGCAGATCAAAGAAATTAGGAAACGATTGCAGAG ATATGAGCCCAATGAATGA